The proteins below come from a single Juglans regia cultivar Chandler chromosome 12, Walnut 2.0, whole genome shotgun sequence genomic window:
- the LOC109005890 gene encoding uncharacterized protein LOC109005890 — MHVVSKSKVARNFEVLRGKMLGFSILPLGGCFDGCRDHTQGSGFGTRIWNLSDRPVELQIRVGSILKKIHALNPGCSKRLKCKSIYKAYMPGKSGTHLGGGMKSLLYYYDETCHPYLWIQDIGGDSLRMVKQQYISLEDLRDYAEIRIFRDHQRGCISVRKKPRSDFC; from the coding sequence ATGCATGTTGTCTCAAAGTCAAAGGTAGCCAGGAATTTTGAGGTCCTCAGAGGAAAAATGCTGGGATTCAGCATTTTGCCTCTTGGTGGATGCTTTGATGGGTGTCGTGACCACACCCAGGGCTCAGGATTTGGCACAAGGATCTGGAATCTAAGCGACAGGCCTGTGGAGCTTCAAATAAGGGTGGGATCAATATTGAAAAAGATTCATGCTTTAAATCCAGGATGTTCAAAGAGACTGAAATGCAAGAGCATATACAAGGCTTACATGCCTGGCAAGAGTGGCACTCATTTGGGTGGAGGAATGAAGAGCTTGCTGTATTACTATGATGAAACTTGTCATCCTTATCTTTGGATACAGGACATTGGGGGTGATTCCTTGAGAATGGTCAAGCAACAGTACATTAGTCTTGAAGACCTGAGAGATTATGCTGAGATCAGAATCTTTAGGGACCATCAGAGAGGCTGCATTTCGGTTCGAAAGAAACCTAGGTCCGATTTTTGCTAA
- the LOC109005888 gene encoding probable E3 ubiquitin-protein ligase LUL4, with translation MGISSSNRRRNNHNHYLPHPPPHYLSPPPPPPPPSSSYYYPSEPPPPPPPPHNYLPYPPPPHHPYPPPPPPPPPRAHPYYYSGGYNSYNNVNPMTARFNYHPYHANQASGWPAARLPVGPAVEPPRYVEHQNAKKVRNDVNVHKDTLRVVLDEHNPDNYLVSFVFDALYDGSITIFYFAKEEPNCRFVPLLPEVFMPVRIPFQKGPGQKFCQPSGTGIDLGFFELDDLSKPSPGEGVFPLVISAETYSPANSTDKQLGEPVPNTNPHMQITQAILEKNGDGPFQVRVIRQILWIDGVCYELHEIYGIGSSVAEGFDDSDPGKECVICMTEPKDTAVLPCRHMCMCSECAKALRLQSNKCPICRQPIEELIEIKIDNGNQ, from the exons ATGGGAATTTCGAGTAGcaatagaagaagaaacaacCATAACCATTATCTCCCACACCCACCTCCCCACTACCTCTCccctccacctcctcctcctcctccttcctcctcTTACTATTACCCCTCAGaacccccaccaccaccaccacctccgcATAACTATCTCCCTtatcctccaccacctcaccatccttatcctcctcctcctcctcctcctccgccTCGAGCTCACCCTTACTATTACTCTGGTGGGTACAATTCTTACAATAATGTCAATCCCATGACCGCTCGCTTCAACTACCACCCTTATCATGCCAATCAGGCTAGTGGGTGGCCCGCAGCCCGGCTTCCCGTGGGCCCCGCGGTGGAGCCACCGCGTTATGTTGAGCATCAGAACGCGAAGAAGGTGAGGAATGATGTGAATGTGCATAAGGACACCTTGCGGGTAGTGCTCGATGAGCACAACCCCGATAACTACTTGGTGTCTTTCGTTTTCGACGCCTTGTATGATGGGAG CATCACTATTTTCTACTTTGCCAAGGAAGAGCCGAACTGTCGGTTTGTTCCACTACTTCCCGAAGTCTTTATGCCTGTGAGAATCCCCTTTCAGAAAGGACCTGGCCAGAAATTTTGTCAGCCTTCAGGAACAGGCATTGACTTAGGCTTCTTTGAGCTGGATGATCTCTCAAAGCCATCACCTGGAGAAGGTGTATTTCCTCTTGTCATATCTGCTGAAACATACTCACCGGCTAATTCAACAGACAAGCAATTAGGTGAGCCAGTGCCCAACACAAACCCTCATATGCAGATAACACAAGCTATTCTAGAGAAGAATGGTGATGGACCTTTCCAAGTGAGAGTTATTAGGCAAATACTCTGGATTGACGGAGTTTGCTATGAGCTTCATGAGATATATGGAATAGGAAGCTCGGTAGCGGAAGGCTTTGATGACAGTGACCCAGGAAAGGAGTGTGTTATATGTATGACAGAACCTAAGGATACAGCGGTCTTGCCTTGTCGACATATG TGTATGTGCAGCGAGTGTGCAAAAGCGTTGAGGCTTCAGTCAAATAAGTGCCCTATATGCCGTCAACCTATCGAGGAACTAATAGAGATCAAGATAGATAATGGTAATCAGTGA
- the LOC109005887 gene encoding heavy metal-associated isoprenylated plant protein 33-like, with protein sequence MSKEDFVKIQKSVLKVNIHCDGCKQKVKKILQKIDGVYTTDIDSEQGKVTVTGNVDPAVLMRKLAKSGKHAELWGNPKANSNNNQNLQANQFKNLQVENGKGGNNKGQKGGNNQPKGGQQNQQQQQQQQQQQQQHLQQLQQLQQLQQMKDFHALKLPQFKDMKMPTKDQNANQKAVRFNLPEDDDEFDDELDDLDDEDYDDEDFEDDMDDLQLPPNKMKPMTGNGQGPNMMMLNGMMNRNNPQLMNAQKSGNGGGNAKKGGGGGGAVPIQVNGMGGGNTDGKNSNGGKKGGGGGGGGNNQNQGGGGKNGGKNGGGLPSDTKNGNSGGGANNKNGHNAANGNNTNVNGGQKNVGMNVNDVVQAMNNSGMHSMGGPPGSAGANVGHMRNMNMPMGQMGNKPMGQMGNIPMGQMVGNMPPMGQMGNIPAVQGLPATSINGGGGGYFQGAGPEMMPGNPYNNQQQQYLAAVMNQQRAAMGNERFHPMMYARPPPAVNYMPPPAYPYPYPPQPDHYSHFFSDENTSSCNVM encoded by the exons ATGAgtaaagaagattttgtgaAGATCCAG AAATCTGTTCTCAAAGTGAACATCCATTGTGATGGATGTAAGCAGAAAGTGAAGAAAATCTTGCAAAAAATTGATG GCGTTTACACCACCGACATAGATTCAGAGCAGGGAAAGGTGACAGTCACCGGAAATGTAGATCCAGCAGTTCTCATGAGGAAGCTTGCAAAGTCAGGAAAACATGCAGAGCTCTGGGGCAATCCAAAGGCCAACAGCAACAATAACCAAAACCTCCAGGCGAATCAATTCAAGAATTTGCAAGTTGAGAATGGCAAAGGTGGGAACAACAAAGGTCAGAAGGGTGGTAACAACCAGCCCAAAGGAGGACAACAGAAccagcaacagcaacagcaacagcaacagcagcaacaacaacatcTTCAGCAGCTTCAGCAACTTCAACAACTTCAGCAGATGAAAGATTTCCATGCCCTTAAGCTGCCCCAATTCAAGGACATGAAAATGCCCACCAAGGACCAGAACGCAAACCAAAAGGCGGTGAGGTTCAACTTGCcagaggatgatgatgagtttgatgatgagctTGACGATCTCGATGATGAGGATTATGATGATGAAGACTTTGAGGATGACATGGATGATCTGCAGCTTCCCCCCAATAAGATGAAACCTATGACGGGTAATGGTCAGGGGCCTAACATGATGATGTTGAATGGTATGATGAATAGAAATAACCCACAGCTCATGAATGCCCAGAAGAGTGGTAATGGTGGGGGTAATGCGAAAAAAGGTGGCGGCGGCGGTGGAGCCGTGCCTATTCAGGTGAATGGCATGGGTGGAGGAAACACTGATGGAAAAAATAGTAACGGAGGAAAGAAAGGCGGCGGAGGTGGAGGCGGAGGTAataatcagaatcaaggtggcGGTGGCAAAAATGGTGGTAAGAATGGCGGTGGCTTACCCTCGGATACCAAAAATGGCAACAGTGGCGGTGGGGCAAACAACAAGAATGGTCACAATGCTGCTAATGGAAACAACACTAATGTCAATGGGGGTCAAAAGAACGTTGGGATGAATGTGAATGATGTGGTTCAAGCTATGAACAATAGTGGGATGCACAGCATGGGTGGTCCTCCTGGTTCGGCCGGAGCGAACGTGGGTCATATGCGCAATATGAACATGCCCATGGGCCAAATGGGCAACAAGCCAATGGGCCAAATGGGCAACATACCCATGGGCCAAATGGTCGGCAACATGCCACCTATGGGCCAGATGGGTAACATCCCAGCCGTCCAAGGCCTTCCGGCGACTTCCATAAACGGCGGCGGCGGCGGATATTTCCAGGGTGCAGGGCCGGAGATGATGCCTGGCAACCCATATAATAACCAGCAGCAGCAGTACTTGGCAGCAGTGATGAACCAGCAACGGGCCGCGATGGGGAACGAAAGGTTCCATCCCATGATGTATGCGAGGCCCCCTCCGGCGGTCAATTACATGCCACCACCGGCATACCCTTACCCCTACCCACCTCAGCCTGACCACTACTCCCACTTCTTTAGCGACGAGAACACCTCAAGTTGTAATGTGATGTGA